A region of the Rhodothermus bifroesti genome:
CCTCAAGCTCAGCCAAAAGCGTGTTATAGATGGGTAGCACAGCTTCTTCGACAATAGGAATCACAAAAAGCAATACGGCATTCCGTTCGATATGTTTTAAAAAACGCAATCCCAGACCGCGCCCTTCGTGCGCTCCCTCGATGATGCCTGGAAGGTCGGCCATGACAAACGACCGAAATTCGCCCACGTAGACCATCCCAAGCACAGGCTCTAGGGTAGTGAACGGATAGTCGGCAATCTTTGGACGCGCTGCAGAAATCGAGGCAATCAGTGTGCTTTTGCCTGCGTTTGGGAGGCCTACCAAGCCCACATCGGCCAGGAGCTTAAGCTCTAGGGTAATGTGCTTTTCTTCACCTGGCTCACCAGGCTGGGCGTATCGGGGAGTTTGGTTAGTGGGTGACCTAAAAAAAGCATTTCCTTTTCCCCCACGCCCACCTTTGGCAAGCAGCAACCGTTGACCTGGCCGCAGCACTTCTCCAATGACCTCACCGGTTTCCGTAATGCGTGCTACGGTACCCAACGGCACACGGATAATCACGTCGCGGCCGTCACGACCTTTTTGGTTTTTACCTGAGCCAGGCTGACCGTTTTCCGCAAAGTGATGTCGGTTGTAGCGCAGGTCCAGCAGCGTATAGAGATGCGGATCCCCTTCTAAATAGACAGATCCCCCATCACCACCGTCGCCGCCTGCAGGTCCACCCTTAGGGATATACTTTTCCCGTCGGAATGCAACAGCGCCGGCTCCGCCATGGCCACTGCGTACCGTAATGGTGACGTAATCGACAAACTTCATCCTTGCTCTTCCCGTCGATTGCAGCGTTCTGAACGCTTGGAAAGCAAGCAGGTTTTCCTGAACCCGCTACGCAGCGGTGCGTTCTAAGGCTAAAGCAGACCTATGGCCAACGTGCACCCCAAACGCGTTTTGATCTACACCGACGGAGCTTGCAGCGGCAACCCAGGTCCTGGCGGCTGGGCCGCTATCTTACGGTTCGGCCATCACGAAAAAGTGCTTACAGGTGCCGAGCCCCACACGACCAATAACCGGATGGAACTCACCGCAGCAATTGAGGCACTGCGTGCACTCAAAGAATCTTGCGACGTTGAGCTGCACACGGATAGCGATTATCTCGTTCGTGCTGTTGAAGAAGGGTGGTTGGAGCGTTGGCAGCAAAATGGCTGGCGCACGGCCTCTCGCAAACCGGTAGAAAATCAGGACCTGTGGCAAGCATTACTAGAAGTCATGCGCCGGCATCGGGTCCGTTTTGTTAAGGTCAAAGGTCATGCTGATGACGCGTTAAACAACCGTGCCGATCGATTGGCTGTAGAGGCTATGCGCAAGCTAGAAGCCGCTATGACCTCTTAAGCGAGCATGCGCACCGTTCACCTTCGGTTTTATGCTAGTTTGAACGACTTTTTACCAACACGCTGGAAGCAGCGAACCTTTACATTGGGTTTTGCAGGGCAACCTACGGTGCGCGAAATCCTGGTTCAGCTTCAGATTCCTCCCCCAGAAGTCGGCTTCATTTTGGCTGAGAACCAGGCAGTAGACTTCGACTATCGCCCGCAAGAAGGTGAGCGTGTGAGTTTTTATCCGATCTTTTATGAACTCCTTCCAGGATCGCCGCTGAACGCGCTTCCTCCGGAGCGTCCGCCCCGTTTTTTGCTGGATACGCATTTAGGGCGGCTAGCGCGCTACCTGCGCATGTTGGGTTTTGACGCTGAACACTTTCCTGCACCTGACCCTGGTGATGGTGTGCTAGTGCACCGCGCTGCGCAAGAGGGGCGCGTTTTGCTCACCCGTGATCGCCGACTTCTGGCCCGTAAAGCCGTCCGTTACGGCTATTTTGTACGGGCTACCGCACCCCAGGCGCAGCTGGTTGAAGTTGTAGACCGCTTTGCGCTACACACGTTGATCCATCCCTTTAGCCGATGCCTATGCTGCAACGTGCAACTCGAGCCGGTCGAGGCGCGCGCGGTAGCGGCCCAGCTTCCTACCGGAGTCCGTGGGCAGTACACGGACTTTTACCGGTGTCCCTCCTGTGATCGCGTCTACTGGGAAGGGTCGCATCACGCCCGCATGCAACGCCTGATCGATCAGGTGGTGCGCAGCCGCAGCACCTAGTCGATACGGCAGCATTGTCCTCGCCCGGCTAGGGCCTCAGCAAATGCTTCAGGAAAGGCGTGTGCGTGTGAGCGCGGCACTTCAATAAGCAGCTCGGTGGCAGCGCCGTATTGGGTTTCGCAAATCCGGGCACCGGTGCGTTCAAGCAGCCGCATTACCGGCGCTGTATCTGCATAAGCGAATTGTAACCGAAAAAGCACCCTAACGTGCTGCTCTACCACGTGCACCTGATCTAAAGCCAAGGCCGCTGCCGCAGCATAAGCACGCGTAAGCCCACCGCGTCCTAACTTAACGCCGCCGAAGTAACGGGTTACAACGACCAACGTGTTCGTTAGGCCATGGCTTTCGATTTGACGCAAAATCGGCAGACCGGCCGTACCTGAGGGTTCGCCATCGTCGCTGTAGCGGAACACAGCGCCTGTGGGTCCTAGCCGGTAAGCCATGCAATGGTGCGTGGCAGCATGCTCGCGCCGCCGCACAGCCTCAAGGTAAGCCCTTGCTTCCGCTTCAGAGTTTATGGGAAAAACCTCAGCAATAAAGCGCGACCCCTGCACACGCAGCTCAGCACACGCTGGTGCTAACGCGGTGCGATAGGTGTCACCTTCGGGACTATCCATAAAGGTTACGCAACCAGCACAGCCTTATAGGGTCCAAAAAGGCAGCAAGCATGTGCGTGCCTGGGAACGATCGTGCTAACGTCACAGCAACACCTAGCGCTACGCCTTACGGTCAGCGCTGCAACAGTAGGGTTACCCCTGAAGCTCTGTGATCAGCTGAATCTCGCGCAGCACACCCTGCACACGGAAGCATTCTTCAAAGGACCCTTCGTAGACAGCGGCCTTCCCTTCGGTATGCACCTTCCACGTAAGCGCCTCAGCTTCAGGCAATGAACAGCCTGTAGCTTTCATAAGCTGAAAAATCACCTCGTCAAAGGTATGCACATCATCGTTGTAGAGGATCACGCGCCAAGGAGCATCCAATCGGGTTTCCTCAACGGTTTCAACCGTTACTTCCCTTTCTGGATTTGCGTGAGCCCACACGTGTTGCATCCCCATAGCGATGCTGTCGGATTTTACCCGGCAGGTGTAGCGACATCAAGCGGCGTAACCGTTACGTGAAAATCTTCCATGACCGGATTAGCCAGAAGTTTCTCAGCAGCCTCACGGGCAATGCGCTCGGCTGCTTGAGCAGTTGGCGTGTCAATCCAGAGCTCTACCACTTTGCCCATACGCACTTGCGTTACGGCAGCATAGCCTAGGTTGTGCAGCGCGTGGTGAACGGCCTGACCTTGTGGGTCTAAGATAGACCTACGCAGCGTAACAATAACGGTTGCTTTAAACATGATGGCGGTTGGGGTTAGGATCCGGTTGTGGCGTTTCTGTTTCCAGCGGTGTGTTCAAAATGGCCTGTACCAGCTTGTAGATGGACCGGCCAACGCCGTGCAGGATATATGCCGTAAGCACCAGAAGCAAGCCAATCTGCTGCAAAAAGATAATAAGCACCAGGGCTAGTCCGTAAGCTATCGATTTGTGCGGATGGTGGCGCAGGTAGGCTAAGCTGGGGCGCGGAATTGCGTCAAAAGGGATGGTGGTAACCATCAAAGCGGAGAGCACAAAAACGATGGGGATCAGGACCGGGAAATTACCTGGGGCTAGCCTTCCTAGCAAATCTACGCCTTCCGCATTGAGCACCAAGGCCACGAGTGCAGCTGCTTGCGCAGGGATAGGAAGTCCTTGAAAGTACTCTCGCTTTTCACCGTCGAACTGCACATTAAAGCGCGCTAGGCGTACGGCGCCACAGACCGCGGGCAATGCTGCAATGATAAGCCCTAGAGCACCAAACTCCTTAAGGCTAAATGCATAGACCAGATAAGCTGGGGCCACGCCAAACGACACGATGTCGCTTAGGGAATCGAGCTCTACGCCAAAGGCACTGGTGCCATTGGTAAGCCGTGCCAGCATACCATCGAGCATATCAAAAAAGCCGGCCAGCACAATCAACCAGCAGGCATGATCGAAGCGGCCTTCATGGATTTGTGTGATGGCGAGAAAACCGCTGAAGAGGTTCATCAGTGTAAAGAACGAGGGCACAGCGGCACGTGGGATAGGCCGTCGACCGTGCTGGCGACGCAAGGCTCGGTAGGCCCGCAGGCGTGCCCGAAAGTGGCGTTGTTTTTGGCCGTGTCGGTCTCGGTTCCAGCGTGCCCGCAGCATAAAGATTGCCTATGGGTTGTGTTCGCGTTCTAAATGCGCTACTTCAGCCTCTGCAGCCGTAGGTAGCCATCCCAGCACGGTTTCGCCTGCCCGCACGCGATCGCCTACTTGCACCTTCAGCGTAACATGAGGAGGAACCAGCACATCCATCCGTGAGCCAAACTTAACGATCCCAAAACGCTGGCCAGCCTGAACTGCGTCGCCTTCTTTCAAATGAAAAACGATGCGGCGTGCCAAAACACCTGCAATCTGCTTAAACAAAATTTTGGTGCCACTGGGGTGGCGAAGCCCAATCTCGGAACGCTCGTTCTTTTCACTTGCCTTGGGATGCCAAGCCACCAAATATGCCCCAGGCACGTAACGCACCCACTCGATAACGCCCTCAGCCGGCACACGGTTGACGTGCACGTCCAGTGGCGAAAGAAAAATGGAGACGCGGCGCGCAGGTCCCTGCAAATATAACGGCTCATAATCAACCTCCACCACCTCGACCACCTTCCCATCGG
Encoded here:
- a CDS encoding ATP-dependent Clp protease adaptor ClpS produces the protein MGMQHVWAHANPEREVTVETVEETRLDAPWRVILYNDDVHTFDEVIFQLMKATGCSLPEAEALTWKVHTEGKAAVYEGSFEECFRVQGVLREIQLITELQG
- a CDS encoding Mut7-C RNAse domain-containing protein — protein: MRTVHLRFYASLNDFLPTRWKQRTFTLGFAGQPTVREILVQLQIPPPEVGFILAENQAVDFDYRPQEGERVSFYPIFYELLPGSPLNALPPERPPRFLLDTHLGRLARYLRMLGFDAEHFPAPDPGDGVLVHRAAQEGRVLLTRDRRLLARKAVRYGYFVRATAPQAQLVEVVDRFALHTLIHPFSRCLCCNVQLEPVEARAVAAQLPTGVRGQYTDFYRCPSCDRVYWEGSHHARMQRLIDQVVRSRST
- the purS gene encoding phosphoribosylformylglycinamidine synthase subunit PurS; translated protein: MFKATVIVTLRRSILDPQGQAVHHALHNLGYAAVTQVRMGKVVELWIDTPTAQAAERIAREAAEKLLANPVMEDFHVTVTPLDVATPAG
- the rnhA gene encoding ribonuclease HI; translation: MANVHPKRVLIYTDGACSGNPGPGGWAAILRFGHHEKVLTGAEPHTTNNRMELTAAIEALRALKESCDVELHTDSDYLVRAVEEGWLERWQQNGWRTASRKPVENQDLWQALLEVMRRHRVRFVKVKGHADDALNNRADRLAVEAMRKLEAAMTS
- the pssA gene encoding CDP-diacylglycerol--serine O-phosphatidyltransferase, which translates into the protein MLRARWNRDRHGQKQRHFRARLRAYRALRRQHGRRPIPRAAVPSFFTLMNLFSGFLAITQIHEGRFDHACWLIVLAGFFDMLDGMLARLTNGTSAFGVELDSLSDIVSFGVAPAYLVYAFSLKEFGALGLIIAALPAVCGAVRLARFNVQFDGEKREYFQGLPIPAQAAALVALVLNAEGVDLLGRLAPGNFPVLIPIVFVLSALMVTTIPFDAIPRPSLAYLRHHPHKSIAYGLALVLIIFLQQIGLLLVLTAYILHGVGRSIYKLVQAILNTPLETETPQPDPNPNRHHV
- a CDS encoding phosphatidylserine decarboxylase family protein, with the protein product MLAPEGYTLVAGAALTSLLAAGSAYVWLPGAWRFVGIGCAVLLLLFVVFFFRDPDRQPPQDASRLVLAPADGKVVEVVEVDYEPLYLQGPARRVSIFLSPLDVHVNRVPAEGVIEWVRYVPGAYLVAWHPKASEKNERSEIGLRHPSGTKILFKQIAGVLARRIVFHLKEGDAVQAGQRFGIVKFGSRMDVLVPPHVTLKVQVGDRVRAGETVLGWLPTAAEAEVAHLEREHNP
- the obgE gene encoding GTPase ObgE yields the protein MKFVDYVTITVRSGHGGAGAVAFRREKYIPKGGPAGGDGGDGGSVYLEGDPHLYTLLDLRYNRHHFAENGQPGSGKNQKGRDGRDVIIRVPLGTVARITETGEVIGEVLRPGQRLLLAKGGRGGKGNAFFRSPTNQTPRYAQPGEPGEEKHITLELKLLADVGLVGLPNAGKSTLIASISAARPKIADYPFTTLEPVLGMVYVGEFRSFVMADLPGIIEGAHEGRGLGLRFLKHIERNAVLLFVIPIVEEAVLPIYNTLLAELEAFNPALLEKPRALALTKLDLIPEAAREERIAALQAELPADLPVYPVSAVAHIGLETLKEGLWRQLQAARMAHLAEPAA
- a CDS encoding IMPACT family protein yields the protein MDSPEGDTYRTALAPACAELRVQGSRFIAEVFPINSEAEARAYLEAVRRREHAATHHCMAYRLGPTGAVFRYSDDGEPSGTAGLPILRQIESHGLTNTLVVVTRYFGGVKLGRGGLTRAYAAAAALALDQVHVVEQHVRVLFRLQFAYADTAPVMRLLERTGARICETQYGAATELLIEVPRSHAHAFPEAFAEALAGRGQCCRID